Genomic segment of Salvia hispanica cultivar TCC Black 2014 chromosome 2, UniMelb_Shisp_WGS_1.0, whole genome shotgun sequence:
atatccaaaaatataagtCCGGTATTTCTTTTAACTTagttatatactccatataattaatttcccGTAGCATAACAGTGATACTACTTGAAATCTTCGCAAAATTGATCTTATTCAACAAACTTATATGCAAACGTCAACTTCAACAGGTGTGCTTACTGTTAAAACTTTggtgtaaaaaataatattgtacgcaaatattgaaaattcatTTGTAATTAACTGAATCTGCATGatgattaaatttcattatattccACCAAACAGTAAATTAAACCTTTCCGGCTAAAATCACCTGCTACGCGGCGCACGGTATCCTAGTCATGACTATGAAGTGATTTAAGTCAACCACTCCcttaggaaaaaaaatcacttttacttttcatAATATTGTCGCGGATGTAAATTACTTCAGGATGAAAATTTCGATTACATAAAACACAAGATTGAgattttaaacaaattattttaattaattacttcaaaaatatagtactccaagAAGTTTATAAACGgcacaaatttaaatacaaaattggtaaatacTACGAGAgggatagaaagaaaaaataatagagatattTGGAACAAGATCTTTACCTTATAACAGGAAAAacttgccaaaaataaaaaattaattaattttgcgAGACAAagcaaaatggtaaaaagaagATTATTGTCTGGGAATAGAAAAAGTATTAGTAcgtatttaaataatactccccaGTCCACCAAGAAGTCTTATGGATGGACACtgattttattaaaagattaataaaatataaagataaaaagtgaataaagtaggagaaagaatgaaaataataataaaataaaaaatgaataaatgataggtataaattgtaaattagtaggaatataatagaaataatttgAGAGAGACTATTATTGCTACACTTGTCTTATTTTAAGTGTAGCATTTTATGTTCGACATGAATTttacacaattttaattttgtaagtggaaaattaattgagtaaaaataaaataatgagagtaatatttttatttaaaaactgtATTAATGAAATggtgaaattatttaaaacgGCTATCACTAGTACACACCATTCATTTGGTTACAAATTACTACAattaaatcgtgttatattaGTGGTGGAGATTAATTGTGAATGAATTTAGCCAAAAATCtgacaaattaatttattggtGAGCTCTATCTCTATGGAAAGCGAATAATCTTATTTGACATCAAAATTTGCTCTAATTATATAGACCtttaatatattcataaataacattaaataaaaGGTAGTGATATTGCAAAGATCAAATTAGTCCAATTTAAGGCagtattcaattatttttttatgcagcATAAATATTGGTATGACGATTTCCtctttgatttattaaaatagagagagagaataaacaaaaaaacattagCATAGGAAATGGCGAAGAAAAAAGAggggagaagaagaagctCTCTCTTTTTGTAGTCACAACTTCTCATTCGATtgctcactttctctctctagatctGTGAATACACCTCCCCGTATTTGTAAAACCCCTATACCAATACACACGCTTAACTTTAAGCGTATATACACAGTAACGATGACGCTTCTGCTGCAGCAGCTTGTGGGATAACCATCTTTACtcttttgaatttggtgttAAATGGTGAGGAAAGTTTGCCTTTTTCAACGTTTTATGTGCTTGGTTTTTGCTGGTGTGGTGTGAGAAGTGTGTATTTGTGTGGTTTagtttgtctttttttttatgcagTATGTAGTGGTGCTTGTACTTTACGCTTTATGAAAGTTTCAATCTTGATCCTTGTTGAACTTGTTTTATGTGTAAGAAAATTGATCAAGTTTAGATTTTTTGAACTTGAGTGTGCAGGCATGCATGATACAAGGGTTCAAATTGttgtttttcctctttttctttttctggtTTGGGTTTATTGAAGATGAATTAGGTATCTACTGTTCCATTTTTTGATGGATTATTGATGTTTCTGTAGCTATGATTTGgagtttctgttttttttttgtactgGGATTTCAGTTTTGAGGTGGTATATTTTTTCCTTATGTGATCATTGAATGGAAAAATTCATTTCAGTTTAGTTAATTCAGGTTGACAATTTTGGAATTCGAGTACAGATTCAGTTGCTTATTAGTGCTAGAGATGctaaaaaaagatgaattgaCGATATTTTTAGTGTTTCTTTCCATATAACTGCATGATGTTTTGTTTGCCAGATTGAATAGTATAAGCTGTCAATGATCAACTTTCGGAATATCATTACTTTTCTTGCTTGGAATCTTAGTATTCCGAGTTTGAAATTGGTTGTTAAGATCACTtcttacttttaccatttacTACCTTTCCTATAATGATATACAGAGTATTGTTTTACTAGATTTTGAAGGTtgttttttatgcaaatttgaTCCTATTTGATATGAACAGATAGTACTCTTTATTCCTTTCTATCAGAAAATAGCATTTCCTCTCTTGTATGCTATAATAAGTTTCTTTTGTTTGAGCCACAGATATCTGATTGCTTTCAGCCTTTCGTTCAAATAAATCTTTCTTGCTTTTTTGATGTTAGGGCATCCTTTATTAgtagtgtttattttttgatgaGTATTGTTGTTCACTTCACTTTCTGATTCCAAActggattttttttgttttcctgTGTCATCCAGATGGATATCCGAAGCTGGAAATAGAACATCTTGACTCCTGTTGGATTTGACAGTAGAGGAGCTGCAGCTATGAGTTTTAGTTTTCTGAATGTTGAAACTGAAGACACGTTTACAAGCTTGCTCGAACACGCTGCCAACAATGATCTAGAGGGATTCAAGAAGTTTATTGGTTGCAACCCTTCAAGTGTTGATGAGGTTGGGCTATGGTATGGGCGACAAAATGGCTCGAGTCAGATGGTTCTGCAGCATCTAACCCCCTTGATGGTGGCTGCTACTTATGGCAGCATTGATGTTCTGAAACTGATTGTCTCCTTACCCGAAGTTGATGTTAATCGCAACTGTGGTGTTGATAATAGCACAGCTCTTCACTGTGCTGCTTCAGGTGGATCGGTTAATGCAGTTGATGCTGTGAAACTGCTTCTGGCATCTGGTGCAGATCCGAATTTAACTGATGCCAATGGCCGTAGGCCTCTTGATGTTGTTGTTGTCTCTCCAAAGTCGCAGGCGACTAAATATTCCATTCAAATGATGCTCACAATGGGTGCTTCCTTCGAGGAGGAGCACCATCTTAGAGTATTGATAGGTGCTTCGAGTCTGGACTCACCGCCGCTTTCACCATCTCTTGCAAATGGGTCCCCCCGTTCTCCGGAGTTAGTGCCTTCTCCGGAGGGAATGAAATCCAATGATCTTCCTGCTTTCCCAGCCCCCGAGAAGAAAGAATACCCTGTTGACCCTTCTTTACCTGACATCAAGAACAGCATCTACTCTACAGATGAATTTAGGATGTTTTCTTTCAAGGTACGGCCTTGTTCACGTGCCTACTCGCACGACTGGACTGAGTGCCCCTTCGTTCACCCCGGTGAGAATGCTCGAAGAAGGGATCCTAGGAAGTACCACTACAGCTGTGTGCCATGTCCAGATTTTCGTAAGGGGGCTTGTCGAAGAGGGGACATGTGTGAATATGCTCACGGGGTTTTCGAGTGCTGGCTGCACCCTGCCCAGTACAGGACCCGGCTATGCAAGGATGGGACGAGCTGCAATAGAAGAGTTTGCTTCTTTGCTCACACACAAGAGGAGCTCAGACCCTTGTATGTCTCCACTGGCTCTGCTGTTCCTTCTCCTCGATCCAATGCCTCTGCTGCCAATGCCATGGATTTCACTGCAGCGATGAGCCTTCTTCCTGGTTCACCATCTTCAGTTCCTGCCATGTCCCCATCTCCGTTCACTCCGCCCATGTCTCCATCTGCCAACAGCATTTCAAACCCAAGTTGGCAGTTCCAGCAAAATGTTCCAGCGCTGCATTTACCCGGAAGCAACTTCCAATCTAGTCGGCTGCGCTCGTCTCTTCATGCTAGAGATATTCCATTTGAAGACATGAATGCATTCGGAGATATGGATCtccagcagcagcagcagctctTGAATGAGCTGCCCCATCTCTCCCAGCCAAGTATTAGTGCTAATATGATGAACCGTTCTGTTCGTCCTAAAACCCTAACCCCTTCGAATCTGGAGGAAATTTTTTCGGTGGAGAGCTCATCTCCTCGATATTCAGATCAAACATTGGCATCAACTGTTTTCTCACCTACACACAAGTCAGCTGTCCTTAACCAATTCCAGCAGCAGCAACAGAGCATGCTTTCTCCAATCAAGACGACATTTTCACCAAGAAACGTTGATCACACCCTACTGCAGGGCCCTTTTGGAGTTCCCTCTTCCGGAAGAATGTCACCTCGTGCTGTGGAGCCTATCTCACCTATCAGTGCCCGGGTATCCATGCTAGCTCGACAGGAGAAGCAGCACCAACAATTCCGTAGTCTAAGCTCACGTGACCTTGGCTCGAACGCTGCAGCTGCAGTCGCCTCCATGGAGGGGAATTGGTCGAAGTGGGGGTCCCCCAATGGTCAACCAGAGTGGGGTGTCAATGCTGATGACTTTGGGAAGCTGAAGAGATCTTCTTCTTTCGATCTTCTCAACCATGGTGAGGAACCTGATTTATCTTGGGTTCACTCTCTCGTTAAAGAATCCCCAcaggaaatgaaggaaaaatcTGTGCCCCGTGTCTCTGGCGCTACGGGTACTGCCACATCCTCTGGTGAAGGTGCGCATTTGAATATCGAGATTGAACAAGTTGACCAATCTGTTTTAGGTGCATGGCTCGAGCAAATGCAGCTTGATCAGCTCATGGCTCAGTAATATCAGAATCTTTCTTCTAAACCATTAGGTCCAGTTGATGAGATTTTTGGTGAAGATTCCAGCTTTGTGTTTCGGATTTCGTTGGTTGCTAGCTTTAGCAAAAGAAGGCAGTATAGTGCCATGCAAAGGACAATGGTCTGAGTATAAGGATAAacataagtattttttttgttgctatttttattaattcttttaaACTAGATGTTGAAAGAATGAGTAGTCAGCCGAGATGGTTGAAGAAACATCCGGTTTAGAGAAGAACTATCCTCAGTTTTACTGAAATATAAGAATTTTCTAGTTTCTTACCTTGTTATGTTCTTATCTAGTAAATTACCAATATAAATCAGCTCAAGGGTCATCGTAAATACGTGTCCCTAGGGCTTAGAGGTGTCGTTGTGATCTTGCCATAGTtaatgtagttgaaaaatatagtCTTTCTTTTGTTGTTGTGACTTGGAATAAGTTCATTTCAGGATAGGAAAGGAATGCATTATCTGATCACTGATGTAACATCAAGATAACGGGCGATTCGTTTGTGTTATCATCTTCGTTATATGCCTTTTGTTCTGTGGAATTTCCTTTCCTTCTTTATGCTAAATTCTCAATTTGCTTAGAATGTCTAAGTTAAGTATCACTTTCTGGAATTCCCTTTACATGTGGTGTTTGTagtgtgtatttattttaggaCTAGTGGATTATAAAGAAAGCATGGAACCTTATTTCAGTGGATTCCATGCTAAAAAGTTGGATTTGAGAGTTCACGGTTGATGTAGATGTAGATGTAGATGAGATGTGGACGTGGAATGATAGAAACACCAGCAACTAtgctatcttttttttatttttatttggatggAATAATCAGACTTGATTTGGAAGGGATGATGATTATGATGATAATGTATGGCATGAATCTTGACTATGATTTGATTCCATTTTAGGAGTGTGAGAGATATTTGcagtatattttttgtagCTCTGTTGGTCTTATGTTTGACTATACTGCAGTTTTTTAtcctcttttatttatttatttggaagATGTAATGATCATTTGGCTATTACTGCACTcatattatgaaaaaaaggGTAAATTCGGAGATGTGAAATAAGTATTCTTTTTTGAGGTAATACAGTATATTGGAAAGTGAAAGTGGTGAAAAAGAGAATACTTATCTCTTAAGCAAAATATCTCATCAACACTTGGTgtattatttccatttcctTTATGAGTAGAGAGAAACAATGCCTTGGACCCATGCTGGAATTATTCTACTGATTTTACACTCATATTattgttgataaaataaaataggagcaAATAATCATGGGGTGTTCTTTTATTCCTTGGTTTTCACCTGGATTCAATAGTACAAATCCATTCTTGAAGccactttaaaaaaattaattttgccaTTATCATAGTAcataaattaacaatatattAATACCCATGGTAGTGGAGTGTAATGTTTTATATAAGTGGGATTATTCAAGAAAGCATTGGAACCTCAACTAAGATTAATTTATTGGGATCCCAACGATAGATTTTGGTTTCAAGGAAGATGAAGGTATGGGATTTTTGGATtgcataaataattagttaaagGGTAGCATCTAACAAACGCTACAATATTCCTTACGGAAATTTATGCACagctttcataattaattagtgcATGTTGCATTCAATACATTATTATTCTCATCGAACATCAAACATGGCATGATTTAGTATTGTTGATAAGTTATTAGAttctactattaatttatgtagCGACAATTCGAATATATGATCTTCATATCTTTGTGTTCCGGTGGGGTGTATCccacttaatttaattatcaattaacattcaaatttatttgtaaaaaaaattaaacataatcCTACTTTTACTAATGCCAAGATTATTAGATTAAGTCATGCCTCTGTCACGTATTTAACAAAAGgaggaataaaattaatgaactatgatttgattatatgaaatctatggatttgatgattgtgagcataattaaaaataaaatgtgaaaaattatACACGAACAAGTGTctagaaatgtgaagaaaaagaCAAAAGTCCATTATTGGATCATCTCATGCTTTCGGTGCTTACTTAGCTTTTACATTGtccaattaattttggttACTATTGAGATAAACCACAATGCACCAGCAAACGACACGAGACTAAATCAACGATTCTTAATAAATCCCACTTATCCTTTTCCCTTTCGAAATATGGGAAGAACACTAAAAAACCATTATTTCTggtttttatgtaaatttgtCACCATCACTTTTATCTGACTCGTCCTAttcaaaatcctaatttatttcatttgcgcatatctttacttttcttttctctcaaggaaaaaaaatcaactactAATTGAGAACATATATTAAGGTTACCTATCAATCAgtcttcttttatttataattgattCTATATAATGATGCATAATGTGATGTATGTTATTGCAATttcaaaacaatattatttcaagaTTTGTTTACTACTTGAATTTTGAACCGAAATTAGTAAACACTTATGAATACATAAACTCgaataattatgaatattggacagccgtgtgtgtgtgtgtaggaGAAACAACAGGCAAAAACATTGGTACATATTAAGTGTTGGGGAAGAAGTTAGATACATATTGTTGTCACCATTCGTGACTAATTTACATAAgaactaatttaaaatgttgGAAGTCAATTTTacatgtataattaatttctacatttattagttaaataattaaagttgaGGTAGTATCTAAAAGGTTAGGTGGCCAGAAACACCTAGCTAGCTACATtaatttacgaaattaaatattactaaaatggCTTAGTCGGTAAGTTTATCATCGAAATATTTTTGAgtttatatttcactaatatCTTAATTAGCAGTTGTAATAAGAGTACTATACTTTACATCTTTTTTAGTATGCGCGCTATGAAGAAGATAAGATGGATTTACTACAATACTAAAATGGTGAATTGGTCGCATAACTATACCtaagaaaataatgatttaattaactttattttacatGATATGCGTCATGATAATTGCCAAAAATTGCTTAATTGTTAAGTATAAATGAGTCATGACGCCCTATACCCTTAGGTGGCTAAGTCAAACGAGAATTAATTCAGAAATGATATCCATTGAAATTTGATGCCTAAGCTTTTTTGGGGTTGTAAGTTTGTAGTactcttttttataattgtaacaaaaattgaaaatttcttgACAAGTGTAATTTAGGGAAAGTAATTAgaataattgtaaattattaaaaagataTTGTAACTCGAAACACCGGAGAGCTGAAGCTTGTCGGAGAAAATAGCCAGAATACaagtttcaaattttcaatattgttATATAAGTGTAGTACTGTAATTATTGAGAAAATGATCAAtcataaatgagaaatttcTTAATCAAGCTTTGTGTACCTGGCTATAGTAGCAATAAAATGATTAGATTTATCCGGAAAAAGGAAAGACCAATTGTACACATATTTTGAtgcactatatatataattaagatttacTTAGATAAAAAGGATGTGATATGAGAAGATTagtaaaacaagataaaaaaatacgGGCTTTATGTCAAgatatgtgatttattttggttgatgtttgattgaaaagaaattatttaaatttgtaaagtatattatataccatggtttaacttgacaaattggtgggttacataaacatggttaaaattataattttggtaagattggTTAGGACCCTTGTCTTGTATTGggctttgagttaagcttaTCTATGATATCAAATCAttagaaatgtccatatataattctctatcttggtattactaacttatcaaacacgCCCATAAGGTTAGCATTTGGAATTAAACAATATCAAATCAAGTACTCCATTAGGTTAGGATATTATATTTAGTCACATCtgtaacaaaattttaatattaaatttaagctttgatttttataaattttgtgaaattaaaaattacaataatattttttaatgtattagaattaaactaaatagataaatcGAAACAAATAACGCTAAACGTGTTTCAAACGAGAGTGGTGCTCACATATGGAGTCCACATAAGatatgtagcatatcattccTCTATACATAAGAGTGTATAATATGACGACGTATATAACATTGGTTTCCcattttttgtgttataaTGTAGTACTCGtatgttttatttcattatttttgttaaatacaGTAAAATACGAccctcaattttatttatagatagAATTGAGTTCAATTCTTCtataagttttttattttgaaaaatcggGAGGGAACTTAAGTTTCTATGCACgatcttcaaaattaatcaaaaactagtttttgtttcaatcctttttgtttttatgccTAGCTTTTTCCAGTTCTTATTGTCTTTTCTGCTTTTAATTatccttttttgttttctattttccgtacaattaatattcataaaattctaACTATTTTACACAAATCCTATGAGTTAACTTATTTGCATtacttaaataatttgaaaagaatacatatatttatttactagATAATTGATCGAATATGTATCCATAGACTTGGATAATGTTCAATGCGTACAGATATCATATAATgtcatgaaatttaatttaaaaaatattctatcGAAAAtaatctactccctccgtcccaagataagctactcgtattcctttttggggtgtcccaacATACATGactcatttctatttatagtaaaaattagggattttaaacatgatttagattaagtttaattaatgcCCTTATTACAATTAgcattaaaataatgtattcCAAAAATTTCTGTACCCAAcactccaaatccaaaatcactttctttttacgcctctctctcttcccACTCAATCTCTTTTTTCTCTGTAGCGCCTCTTCGGAAAAAAAACCCTAGATCTagcatttttctctttcaaattctCACTCAATCAATGGCTTCCGACGAATCTGCTGGTAGTGACGAACCTAACCCATCCAACGACGGGTGGGTTAACCCTCGACGCCCCCTCACTCGCCCTATCTTGTCATATGTCCTTGGATGCTATAAATCCACTgccggtggcggtggcggtaAAGAATCTCTCACGGTGGCacaaggaaaaagaaaagcaagaATTTCCCCCCCTCCCTCCCCCTCCCGCCCctatttttagtgaatttgcaAAGCCATGTTTTTGTATGGCCAACGTTTGATGTGAATCAAccatttcagtttttaatttacatttggtttgaatattttaatgtataaacaatttcaatttttaatttaatgaacaatttcaatttttaatttacatttagTTCGATTATTTTAACATCAGTACAGCTAATAAGAAGTATGCACAACTTAAAATAAGTAGagctaaataaataatgttaaaaacaatcaattattctatccattttaaattcaaaaataaaaatacttcaCATCACTTAATCTACTTTATTAGCAACCTCTTTTACACCACTAAACAACACTACCTAAATtcctgtgcccaaaagaagtaggtcgcttatattgggacggagggagtattatttaattaatttatttaccattttatcattaaattcttcaattaaatatgtttagaaaaaaaactttaatACACATAcaaagatattatattttcggttacaaaattttaacCATAACTATATCATTTTGAGTTTTGGGCTAACCATTCGGGCCAATTGGAAccaacaaatttataattttttaattaatatatttcatttgataattttacatatataataaatgaataaatatacaaatgaaTGTTATTTCAACTCAAACGAATATGTAACTCATACGGAGATGAGAATACATTTTCCtcaataattgtcattttctgtttttagATAATTTTCCATGATgagcataaaaataaaataataaaataaacagtATAATTTGaaaccaaaatatatatttacataaatttgaaaaaaaaatactgctACTAACTtataacaattttaaaaaagtgatAAAAGTTCAAATCTTAGAGCATACACAGTAGCGGACGTCCCGGCGGACGTCCGACCAGCGAGCGTGTCATCCGTCTGCAAAGTCCGACCAGCGAGCAGGTCATCCGCCCGGAACGTCCACTATTGGGGCGGACATCAGCTCGACGGACATCAGGGACGGATGAGAGGTCGTCCGCGGTCATGCGCGGACGTCCGTCAGGATGTCCTTCGTCTCGTCCGCTATCATAGTGACTCGACGACGGACGTCCCGGCTGACatcccaattttttattttttttttcaaaactctatatatacagcTCATTGCACTTcgtttcatttgcaccacggACGAGCGACCGGCTAACGCatgtattatcatgcacaatATGATCGTCGAAAATGAAggcctaaaacaaaaaaaacatatcataCAGCGAGacccccgttcggctagcggcaaactatacaGATTCAAGGCCTAACAGTACTTTGTTTGAatctttttttggtttgggatgattttttttgtgaactatgtattttttttatttaaatatgtatgttttttttaaataaaatggttgCATTTTTCCCGTATTcatgtcgaaattttaattccgtaaattgcatatttgtgaatttgtgaatttttattattgttctTGTCCTTGGGGATATCCGCTATTGTGCAGTAGGATGTCCTTATGACGTGACAGTGCAGTGGAATGTTCTTATGACATGACAATAGGTGTTTTTGGGATGTCTGTGGGCTTGTCTGCCGGGACATCCGTCCCTATTGTAGATGCTCttaacataattaattgatttcgAGTCAACCCTATGGGCTCGGGTTAATATCAAGTTAATCATATCTGGTTGTgatctatttaaattagggtCATTCATGTTATGATTATTTGAAagctataaatattttaacccTTTTCCTCAAATTGTTGAGTTACACCAGCCAAACCATGGATTTCAGGTTGA
This window contains:
- the LOC125205690 gene encoding zinc finger CCCH domain-containing protein 30, with translation MSFSFLNVETEDTFTSLLEHAANNDLEGFKKFIGCNPSSVDEVGLWYGRQNGSSQMVLQHLTPLMVAATYGSIDVLKLIVSLPEVDVNRNCGVDNSTALHCAASGGSVNAVDAVKLLLASGADPNLTDANGRRPLDVVVVSPKSQATKYSIQMMLTMGASFEEEHHLRVLIGASSLDSPPLSPSLANGSPRSPELVPSPEGMKSNDLPAFPAPEKKEYPVDPSLPDIKNSIYSTDEFRMFSFKVRPCSRAYSHDWTECPFVHPGENARRRDPRKYHYSCVPCPDFRKGACRRGDMCEYAHGVFECWLHPAQYRTRLCKDGTSCNRRVCFFAHTQEELRPLYVSTGSAVPSPRSNASAANAMDFTAAMSLLPGSPSSVPAMSPSPFTPPMSPSANSISNPSWQFQQNVPALHLPGSNFQSSRLRSSLHARDIPFEDMNAFGDMDLQQQQQLLNELPHLSQPSISANMMNRSVRPKTLTPSNLEEIFSVESSSPRYSDQTLASTVFSPTHKSAVLNQFQQQQQSMLSPIKTTFSPRNVDHTLLQGPFGVPSSGRMSPRAVEPISPISARVSMLARQEKQHQQFRSLSSRDLGSNAAAAVASMEGNWSKWGSPNGQPEWGVNADDFGKLKRSSSFDLLNHGEEPDLSWVHSLVKESPQEMKEKSVPRVSGATGTATSSGEGAHLNIEIEQVDQSVLGAWLEQMQLDQLMAQ